The following are from one region of the Rhizobacter sp. AJA081-3 genome:
- the yidC gene encoding membrane protein insertase YidC has product MTDLRRTLLWVVFSMSLVLIWDAWNRHNGEPSMFGPAPVAKPAAAGASTAPGAVPVPSAAAPAAATAAPGATPAVVPAAAASAAQAQRVTVTTDLVKATIDTQGASLVRLELLKQRDQNDRSKNVVLFDQSAKRLYTAQTGLIPPTGGAGLPNHHTVMTLVPGDLALRDGSNEVQVRFESPDVGGVKLAKIYTFKRGDHVIGVRHEVINSSGAAVNPRLYLQLVRDGNPPEGESSFYFTFTGPAVYTDVTKFQKIDFKTIEKHKAGDKPDHATSGNDGWVAMVQHYFASAWLVDNGSGAKLPREFYTGKIDTNTYSVGMFLPVGEVAAGATKAFDAQLFVGPQEENKLAALAPGLELVKDYGWFTILAKPLFWLLTQLHALIGNWGWSIVALVVLLKMAFYWLNASAYRSMAKMKAINPKVMELRERLKDKPQQMQQEMMRIYREEKVNPLGGCLPIVAQMPFFIALYWVLLSSVEMRQAPWLGWIQDLSAIDPFYILPLLMTGTSLLQTWLNPTPPDPVQAKMMWIMPLIFSVMFFFFPAGLVLYWLTNNILSIAQQYLINKQLGVLGK; this is encoded by the coding sequence ATGACCGACCTGCGTCGCACCCTGCTGTGGGTGGTGTTCTCGATGTCCCTCGTCCTGATATGGGATGCCTGGAACCGGCACAACGGCGAACCCTCGATGTTCGGCCCGGCCCCTGTGGCCAAGCCGGCCGCGGCCGGTGCGTCGACAGCGCCTGGCGCGGTGCCGGTGCCCTCGGCCGCCGCGCCGGCGGCAGCGACAGCAGCCCCTGGGGCCACACCGGCCGTGGTGCCCGCGGCCGCAGCCTCTGCCGCGCAGGCCCAGCGCGTCACCGTCACCACCGACCTCGTCAAGGCGACGATCGACACCCAAGGTGCCTCGCTGGTGCGGCTCGAGTTGCTCAAGCAGCGAGACCAGAACGATCGCAGCAAGAACGTGGTTCTGTTCGATCAGTCGGCCAAGCGCCTGTACACCGCCCAGACGGGGCTGATCCCGCCGACCGGCGGCGCGGGCCTGCCCAACCACCACACCGTGATGACGCTGGTGCCGGGCGACCTGGCCCTGCGCGATGGCAGCAACGAGGTGCAGGTGCGCTTCGAGTCGCCCGACGTGGGCGGCGTCAAGCTCGCGAAGATCTACACCTTCAAGCGCGGCGACCATGTGATCGGCGTGCGGCACGAGGTGATCAACAGTTCGGGCGCGGCGGTCAACCCGCGCCTGTACCTGCAGCTCGTGCGCGACGGCAACCCGCCGGAAGGCGAATCGAGTTTCTACTTCACCTTCACGGGCCCGGCGGTCTACACCGACGTCACCAAGTTCCAGAAGATCGACTTCAAGACCATCGAGAAGCACAAGGCCGGCGACAAGCCCGACCACGCCACCAGCGGCAACGACGGCTGGGTGGCGATGGTGCAGCACTACTTCGCCTCGGCCTGGCTGGTCGACAACGGCAGCGGCGCCAAGCTGCCGCGCGAGTTCTACACGGGCAAGATCGACACCAATACCTACTCGGTGGGCATGTTCCTGCCCGTCGGCGAGGTGGCGGCCGGTGCGACCAAGGCCTTCGATGCGCAGTTGTTCGTCGGCCCGCAGGAGGAGAACAAGCTTGCCGCGCTGGCGCCCGGCCTGGAGCTGGTGAAGGACTATGGCTGGTTCACCATCCTGGCCAAGCCGCTGTTCTGGCTGCTGACGCAGCTGCACGCGCTGATCGGCAACTGGGGCTGGTCGATCGTCGCGCTCGTGGTGCTGCTGAAGATGGCTTTCTACTGGCTCAACGCCAGCGCCTACCGTTCGATGGCGAAGATGAAGGCCATCAACCCGAAGGTCATGGAACTGCGCGAGCGCCTGAAGGACAAGCCGCAGCAGATGCAGCAGGAGATGATGCGCATCTACCGCGAAGAGAAGGTCAACCCGCTGGGCGGCTGCCTTCCCATCGTGGCGCAGATGCCGTTCTTCATTGCGCTTTACTGGGTGTTGCTGTCCAGCGTCGAGATGCGCCAGGCACCGTGGCTGGGCTGGATCCAGGATCTCTCGGCGATCGACCCCTTCTACATCCTGCCGTTGCTGATGACCGGCACCAGCTTGCTGCAGACCTGGTTGAACCCGACCCCGCCGGATCCGGTGCAAGCCAAGATGATGTGGATCATGCCGCTGATCTTCTCGGTGATGTTCTTCTTCTTCCCCGCCGGCCTGGTGCTGTACTGGCTGACGAACAACATCCTGTCGATCGCGCAGCAGTACCTGATCAACAAGCAACTCGGGGTGCTCGGAAAGTAA
- the yidD gene encoding membrane protein insertion efficiency factor YidD yields the protein MDHAPFRWIDLPQRGLILLVRGYRLLLSPWLGSSCRFEPTCSVYALEALQRHGAAAGSYLAGARVLRCHPWCDGGFDPVPHRPPALFRRFVTETAPSTPSSDKTP from the coding sequence ATGGATCACGCGCCCTTCCGCTGGATCGACTTGCCGCAACGCGGCCTGATCCTGCTGGTGCGGGGGTACCGGCTGCTGCTCAGTCCCTGGCTGGGCAGCAGTTGCCGTTTCGAGCCGACCTGCTCGGTCTACGCGCTCGAAGCGCTGCAGCGCCACGGTGCGGCGGCTGGCAGCTACCTCGCCGGTGCCCGTGTGCTGCGTTGCCACCCGTGGTGTGACGGCGGGTTCGATCCCGTGCCGCACCGCCCGCCAGCCCTGTTCCGCCGCTTCGTGACCGAAACGGCCCCGTCCACCCCTTCGTCCGACAAGACCCCATGA
- a CDS encoding ribonuclease P protein component — MIGRIVRSVDFERVLRCPPRARSAHFALHHLAGVPTPPAKPLRKRENEQLSTGEARTEVLPVDDSAVQAAAPGSRLWLGMVIPKRHARRSVTRSLLKRQIRAAIRRSEPSLSGGLWVVRLRSPFDRATFPAAASTALGVLAGEELARLLQRVA; from the coding sequence GTGATCGGCCGAATCGTGCGCTCCGTCGATTTCGAACGCGTCTTGCGGTGCCCGCCGCGAGCACGGTCGGCCCACTTCGCGCTGCACCACCTGGCCGGCGTGCCCACGCCGCCCGCCAAGCCCCTGCGCAAGCGCGAAAATGAACAGTTGTCAACAGGCGAAGCCCGAACCGAGGTCCTGCCTGTGGATGACTCGGCAGTTCAGGCTGCTGCGCCGGGCTCTCGCCTCTGGCTCGGCATGGTGATTCCGAAGCGTCACGCACGCCGCTCGGTGACCCGATCACTTCTGAAGCGACAGATCCGCGCCGCGATCCGCCGCAGCGAGCCCTCGCTCAGCGGCGGCCTGTGGGTGGTGCGACTGCGCTCGCCCTTCGACCGGGCCACCTTTCCGGCAGCAGCATCCACCGCGCTCGGCGTGCTGGCCGGCGAGGAACTCGCCAGGCTGCTCCAGCGGGTGGCCTGA
- the rpmH gene encoding 50S ribosomal protein L34 — protein sequence MKRTYQASKVRRARTHGFLVRMKTRGGRAVINARRAKGRKRLAV from the coding sequence ATGAAACGCACCTACCAAGCCTCGAAAGTCCGCCGCGCACGCACGCACGGTTTCCTCGTCCGCATGAAGACCCGCGGCGGCCGCGCGGTCATCAACGCTCGCCGCGCCAAGGGCCGCAAGCGCCTGGCTGTCTGA